The following are encoded in a window of Streptomyces griseiscabiei genomic DNA:
- a CDS encoding carbohydrate ABC transporter permease — MTDRTVAKIGTFAPPVARTRTTGPTRRRVRSLLKHAALIACALLMLYPVLWMVVSSLRPSNEIFRNAGIALTDLRVQNYSNGWDAFGRPFSHYLVNSLIVVVGAIIGNLLACALAAYAFARLEFRAKRLWFALMLVTIMLPIHVLIVPQYVMYSQLGWVNTFLPLIVPKFLATDAFFIFLMVQFIRGIPRELDEAATIDGAGQGRIFFRIILPLMIPALATTAIFTFIWTWNDFYTQLIYLTDPDKYTTPIALRALVDQQSATDWGSVFSMSVMTLVPVFLVFLFGQRFLLRGIATTGGK, encoded by the coding sequence ATGACTGACCGCACCGTGGCCAAGATCGGCACATTCGCCCCGCCTGTCGCCCGTACGCGCACGACAGGACCGACCCGGCGCCGAGTCCGCTCCCTGCTCAAGCACGCGGCGCTGATCGCCTGCGCCCTGCTGATGCTCTACCCGGTCCTGTGGATGGTGGTCAGCTCGTTGCGTCCCAGCAACGAGATCTTCCGCAACGCGGGGATCGCCCTGACGGACCTGCGCGTGCAGAACTACTCCAACGGCTGGGACGCCTTCGGCCGGCCGTTCAGCCACTACCTGGTCAACTCGCTGATCGTCGTGGTCGGCGCGATCATCGGGAACCTGCTGGCCTGCGCACTGGCCGCCTACGCCTTCGCCAGGCTGGAGTTCCGAGCCAAGCGCCTGTGGTTCGCCCTCATGCTCGTCACGATCATGCTGCCGATCCACGTACTCATCGTCCCGCAGTACGTCATGTACTCACAGCTGGGCTGGGTCAACACGTTCCTCCCGCTGATCGTGCCGAAGTTCCTGGCGACCGACGCCTTCTTCATCTTCCTCATGGTCCAGTTCATCCGCGGCATCCCCCGCGAACTCGACGAGGCGGCCACGATCGACGGCGCGGGGCAGGGGCGGATCTTCTTCCGGATCATCCTGCCGCTGATGATCCCCGCCCTGGCCACCACCGCCATCTTCACGTTCATCTGGACCTGGAACGACTTCTACACCCAGCTCATCTATCTGACCGATCCGGACAAGTACACGACCCCCATCGCGCTGCGGGCGCTGGTCGACCAGCAGAGCGCGACCGACTGGGGTTCGGTGTTCTCCATGAGCGTGATGACGCTCGTCCCCGTCTTCCTCGTCTTCCTTTTCGGGCAGCGGTTCCTGCTGCGCGGAATCGCCACCACCGGCGGCAAGTAG